GGCCTACCTCACCGAGGGGCGTCCGTTCTACGTAACACAGGATGGCCACGGGCAGCCGGTGAAGGAGCTGTTCGCAAAAACGCCTGCGTCTGTATAATCGCGGCGTCTCCGTTTCGTGACCTGCAGAAAAGACCGCCCGCGTGAATCCCCGTGACATCGATGACGTCCTCTCCGGACGCCGCCAGGATCTTGCCGCGCGGGGACTGCGACTCGCCACCACACTGGCCGAGCCGGTCTACTGGAGCGGACTCCAGCTGCATCGGTCCCGCTATCGGCTCGGCTTCAAAAAGACGCATCGCGTCTCGCGGCCGGTCATCAGCATCGGCAACCTGACCACGGGCGGCACCGGCAAGACCCCCTTCACCGCACTGCTGGTGAAGCAGCTGCAGAATCTCGGACGCACGCCGGGCATCGCGAGCCGCGGCTACAAATCGCTGGAGAACGACACCGAACCAGCCACCGGCAACGATGAAAAACTCGTCCTCGATCAGATGTGTCCCGGCGTGCCACACATTCAGAACCGCAACCGCGTCGCCGCCGCCGAGCAGCTGATCGAACAGGGCTGCGACTGCATTCTCCTCGACGACGGCTTCCAGCACCGCCGGCTGCAGCGCGATCTCGACATCGTTCTCATCGACGCTGTGAACCCGTTCGGCCACAACCATCTGCTCCCCCGCGGTCTGTTGCGGGAACCACTCTCGGCTCTCAAACGCGCCAGCCTGATCGTCCTCACCCGAGTGGACCAGGTCGACCGCCCGGCTCTGGACGCGATCACCAGAACGATCCGCCGCCACACCCAGGTGCCGATCATCGAAGTCCGCTTCGCGCCCACGTCCTGGCTCTCAACAACCGGCGCGATCACCCCGCTTGAAAGCCACCCGGGCCCAGCCGCCATGTTCTGCGGCATCGGCAACCCCACCGGCTTCACCGCGACGCTGAAACAGTGCGGAATCACCATCCCGGAAGGAGCCACGAAAATCTTCCCGGACCATCACCACTACACGCGCGAGGATTTCGAAGGGCTCTCCACCCTCGCCACACAGAAAGCCAACGGCCAGCTGGTGACAACGCTGAAAGACCTCGTCAAAATCCGAGAGCTGGTATCGGTAGAGATCGACTGTCGAGCGATGCTGATTGAAGCGATGGTTACGCGTGGTGAAGACGACCTGCATCGTCTCCTCAATCATGTTCCCCAGCCGTAGGTCAGGCACTGCCTGACGACCAACTAACGTTGCTCGAAACATCCCCGTCAGGCGGTGCCTGACCTATTTCACTGGTGGATCCCATGTCCAAAATCGTAATTTACCTGGACGAACAAGCCTGTCGTGCTGAGGCACTTCTTCGAATTCAAAAGGTGACAAAGAAGAGCCTGAGTGAAATTCGTTCGTCATTGGTAAACGGCAATCCCATCGTCGAGATTGTTCTCTTCAAAGGTGATTACGATTCACATGCGTTTATGCTCCGGTCCTTTCTCTCGCTGGTGGACGAAATGTCTCTCCAGGCGAGAATCTACGAACTTCCGGAAGGTGCGAACCCCACAAACGGTGCCTACTCAGAGGATCTCGAAATTACTCCAGTGATTCTCAAGAACATCTTGTCGGCTGCGGATAGAGAGATTGATCGCCAACTCGGCGAATAGCCCGATTTCAAAAGGCTTGAAGATTGCTTTGGACCCTCACTCCCCCGATTCCCGAATGATCCGATCATAAGCCACCCGGGCGTGGTCGTAGGCTGCTTTGGCAGCGGGGCGTTCGGTTTCGTGGATCAGGTTTTGTTTGGAGTCCCAGCAGACGTCGACGGCTCGGCGGCACCATTTGGCTGACTTTTTGTTCGCGCGGATCGGGCGGTCGGCGATTTCGACGAAGATCGGGTTTGTGTGAGCCGACGGGAAGATGCGGAGGGCGACCCAGCTCGATTGTTGCAGCGGGACGTCGAATTCGACCGTTTCGAGATTCCCGTCCGCTTCGATCATTTTCCGGGCGACCGCTTCGCCGTTCACCACGAGTTCGACCGGAACCTGCCGCGTGTTGCCGCTGCGGGCGCGTTCGATGTGCCAGTACGGCTTCTGATCGAGCCGTCGCTGACGGATGTCTTCGCGGGGCTCTTCCTCCAGCAGGGCGGCAACCTCGGCGGAGACTTTGACCGACTGAGCCGCTTCGAGATTCAGCTGGCTGATCGCTCCGTCCGAACCGGGCTCGCCGACCGCGACATCGTTCACGCGGAAGTTCATCAGGTGGCTCATGCCGTCGCCGCAATAACTGCGACCCGCCTTCACGCCCTGCATCCAGTTGTCGAAGGAGAGCGGCTCGTCGTCATCGAGCTTGACGTAGATGCGTCCCAGGCCGACGCGATCGCCGTAGATGCAGGGGAAGTCGGTTTCACCACTGATGCGGGCCCGGTAGCCGCAGTTGAGCGTGTGATACCAGATATTCAATTCCCAGACAGCCGGGGTGTCGACCGCCGAGATGAAATCGCAGGCGTCGTGCGTAACGGTCACAATGTATTCGTTCGCCCCGATCCCATCGAAGGGGGGCATCGCGTAATCGGGCAGCTTGTCGGCGGCTCGGCCGGAGGAGGCGAGCGCCGACTGACGCGTGATCGGAATCCGCTGTCCGTTCGGGCCGTAGTCGGGGAGAATCAGCCCCCAGCCACTGTGCGAATACCCGACAACTCCCCCCTGCTGCTGGCCCCACTTCAGCACCGGCAGCGTCCAGCTCGGCCATTGCTCGATGCGGGTCGTGCCGGGGTAGTCGTCCTCTTTCAGTCGCAGCAGACAGAGGTGTCCGGCGTGCGAGGAGGGAAACCCGCTGACTTCGACATCGTACCGCATCAGATAATTCGGCCGGGAAAGCTCCGACGGCTTGCCTTCGAAGTGCTGCTTCTGCGTGTACCAGCACGGCCCCCAGCTGAGGACACAACCGACGTTGAGATCCTCCCCCAGAATGTGCCGCATCATGTCGACCGGCATCACCCCTTCGGTTGGACTGTCGTAATGGGCACACCCGGCGGCATGCACGTGATGATCGCCGGAGTACCAGTGCCGTGCAGCCGGATGAATCCACCGCTCCAGCTCGAAGCGAGCCGTCTGCTCGGGCTGATCCTCCGCGACCGTCAACTTCCGCTGCTGCACGCGATACTCGGGCCCGCGCGTCACTTTGATATCGTACTCCCCCGGCGGCAGAAAGACGTGTTCGCCTTCCTCGCGGTAGATCTGATTGTGAAAGAAGAAATCGGGAGCCAGCCTGCGAGCCGGGTTCGGGTAGACGCGGCCCAGGGCATCGTAGATTTCAAAAGCCGCCATCGTCGGTTCGCCATCGACATCGCGAACTTCGAACGTCACCTTCACGGCTGGCTGGCACTGAAAGAGAATCGGCACCTCGCCGCGAAAGCCGAGATCCTGCGTTCCCTGCCCGACATGAAAGCTGAGCGTCGCTTCCCGCGGCCCGGCGTCGCGGCTGTAGAGTTGAAGAATGCGATACTCCAGCCCGAGCCCCGACAGTCGCGGCTTGAGCGGCTGTTTGGCGAACAGAGCCACGTCGAGGAATCTCAGCTGAGCCTCGGCAGCCGTAACGAGGTCGGCTTCCTTCTGCGGACTCTGCCGGGCTCCGTGGCCTTTCTGATAGACCGGCTGCGCCTGCGGGCTTTCGACGATGAGGCTCGGGTTGATGCCGGCTTCGTTGTGCACCTTCACCAGAAACGTCCGCCAGCCCTGTTGAACCAGCTCTTTCTTTGCCGGCCCTTCCTGCACTTTGACCCGACTTTCCGGATTGATGTGCACGGCGGCAATGCAGTACGGATCGAGCAGATCTTCAACCTGCCGGGCGGTTTCCAGATCGGAAAGATCACTGGCGAGCACCTTCCGCAACTTCGCCTCATCGGCCGGCTTCAGCGGAGCCCCGACATACGTCAACGCATCGAGCAGCCGCTCCGTCGCCGCCACCAAAGGCTGACGAGCCACACTCCCCACCCGAGGCAAACTCTCCTCGGCCAGGAGTGTCGGTTGCAACGCAGGAGCCAGAAACAAAGCGGCCAGACAGGCCACGAGCAGCAACGGACGGGGGGAACCGATCATGATATCTTCCCTCAACAGGCACGAAGAAGCCAAACGCCATCCACACGCATCAGAAGGATGTTATACGACGTTCGGGTGGTCGGTCACAAGCGGCGGAGGATGGTAAGACGTGGGATGAGGTCATCGCTTCCGAAGGTTCGGCTTCCTAACGTCGTGTCGCGAAATGATCCCGCCTGACGCGAACAATCATCCCGGCGACGGCCAGGACGGTGATCTGCCAGTAAGCCGTCTGCACAAACCCAAATGGCAGACCCGGATTCCCGAATGGCAGATAGAACGAGCGACAGGCCATCCCGAAACCGATTCCCGCAATGGTGATCGATCCGACAAACAGAACGAGATCATCGACGGCTGATCCTCGCCCGCTCGCGCAGACAGTCGCAGCCGCAGTGGCCAGATACGGGAAGAGAAGCCCGCCCAATACGAAGAGGTAGGGCCCCAGCGTTCTGCGGTCCGGCCACGGCGACTTCAGAACGAAAACGGAGATTGTCGCCGGTAACGCAGCCAGCGCGAGAATCACACTGACATTGCGAACCCTGTGATGCTTCATAATTCTGGCCGACTGCAGCCGAAAGGAATCACCGCTGCAACTTGTAGACACAAAACATCCCAACAACCTCACCAGCCTGGGCAGTTCCCAAGGCCCCCCAAACTCCATACGGACTCGGCTCGGTCGCACAGCCGGCAGCAATATCGCCACCCGCTTGCCGCAAAATGAGAATGGACGCATCATGGACAGAAGTCCGTCAATGGGCCACTGCTTGTTGCTCCGCAACCCGGAGATAAACCTCCGGGCCATCCCGCGGTCTGATATTCCAGAGGTTAATGCCATCACTGGTGGCAAGCCTGTTCAGTTTGTGAATGGTCGCCCGGTCTTCACGCCTTGGTCGAAGGGGCAGATCAAATTCAAGCCGGGACAGCTTGATGGCTCACAAGCTGATTTCAATGCAGTGTATGACTACATTGCCAAGCAAAAGGGCTTGTCGAGTCGAAATGCCGCTAAGAACTATCTGCGAGATGC
The sequence above is drawn from the Rubinisphaera margarita genome and encodes:
- a CDS encoding CehA/McbA family metallohydrolase — protein: MIGSPRPLLLVACLAALFLAPALQPTLLAEESLPRVGSVARQPLVAATERLLDALTYVGAPLKPADEAKLRKVLASDLSDLETARQVEDLLDPYCIAAVHINPESRVKVQEGPAKKELVQQGWRTFLVKVHNEAGINPSLIVESPQAQPVYQKGHGARQSPQKEADLVTAAEAQLRFLDVALFAKQPLKPRLSGLGLEYRILQLYSRDAGPREATLSFHVGQGTQDLGFRGEVPILFQCQPAVKVTFEVRDVDGEPTMAAFEIYDALGRVYPNPARRLAPDFFFHNQIYREEGEHVFLPPGEYDIKVTRGPEYRVQQRKLTVAEDQPEQTARFELERWIHPAARHWYSGDHHVHAAGCAHYDSPTEGVMPVDMMRHILGEDLNVGCVLSWGPCWYTQKQHFEGKPSELSRPNYLMRYDVEVSGFPSSHAGHLCLLRLKEDDYPGTTRIEQWPSWTLPVLKWGQQQGGVVGYSHSGWGLILPDYGPNGQRIPITRQSALASSGRAADKLPDYAMPPFDGIGANEYIVTVTHDACDFISAVDTPAVWELNIWYHTLNCGYRARISGETDFPCIYGDRVGLGRIYVKLDDDEPLSFDNWMQGVKAGRSYCGDGMSHLMNFRVNDVAVGEPGSDGAISQLNLEAAQSVKVSAEVAALLEEEPREDIRQRRLDQKPYWHIERARSGNTRQVPVELVVNGEAVARKMIEADGNLETVEFDVPLQQSSWVALRIFPSAHTNPIFVEIADRPIRANKKSAKWCRRAVDVCWDSKQNLIHETERPAAKAAYDHARVAYDRIIRESGE
- a CDS encoding HNH endonuclease → MGHCLLLRNPEINLRAIPRSDIPEVNAITGGKPVQFVNGRPVFTPWSKGQIKFKPGQLDGSQADFNAVYDYIAKQKGLSSRNAAKNYLRDAGLTPHHLDNTTIQLIPSDLHGNIPHIGSASDLRGGF
- the lpxK gene encoding tetraacyldisaccharide 4'-kinase; the protein is MNPRDIDDVLSGRRQDLAARGLRLATTLAEPVYWSGLQLHRSRYRLGFKKTHRVSRPVISIGNLTTGGTGKTPFTALLVKQLQNLGRTPGIASRGYKSLENDTEPATGNDEKLVLDQMCPGVPHIQNRNRVAAAEQLIEQGCDCILLDDGFQHRRLQRDLDIVLIDAVNPFGHNHLLPRGLLREPLSALKRASLIVLTRVDQVDRPALDAITRTIRRHTQVPIIEVRFAPTSWLSTTGAITPLESHPGPAAMFCGIGNPTGFTATLKQCGITIPEGATKIFPDHHHYTREDFEGLSTLATQKANGQLVTTLKDLVKIRELVSVEIDCRAMLIEAMVTRGEDDLHRLLNHVPQP